Part of the Aquimarina sp. MAR_2010_214 genome is shown below.
ATTCGGTTTTTAGTTCTTTTACAGTGGCGGTTTTCATCTATTAGTATTGAGTGTTTTAGGGTGATACATGTGTAAATGTTGATCCATATAAAATCACAATAGTCATTTAAGTATTGTCAACTAATTACTGTGATTTGTTTAATGCCTGCAATTTAAATAAAACAATAGTTTCGGACAGCTAACTCACTTTTAACTTATGACAATAGACTGTCAATTTTTTGATCCTTTTATACTAAGAAAGTGTAATGTTTTTGTACTTTTTTAGTTAACTGTTTGATTTTTAGTTTGTTCTTTGACAGGGGGTAAGAGAGTTATTAACATAGTTATTAACATTAAAAGTAGGTTTATACGTACTAATTACATATAATTTGTTATTAAAAGTGTATTATATCGTGTTTATTGTTTATTTAAACAAATTATTAACATTAAATAAACAAATAATTTGATTTATTGTTAATAACTTGTTATATTAGAGATAATTAACCTTAAATCACACAGTCATGAATCATTTTTATTCCATTTTTGGGTTGAATTTTAAGAGTATTGTAAATTTTTTAAGAGAACTTCCTAAGGCTTCTAGTTATGCGATTCGTAAGTAATAGAGATATAACAAATTTTGGGCATTTGTTTTTTAAATCTATGAAAGGGATTATTTTTTGGTAATCCCTTTTTTTTATGTTTAAAACGAAAATGTGCTTAATTAAATAAAATAATAGTTCGAGATTGATCCCAAACCATTATTACTTTTAGAACATGTTGTTGTGCGTTTGTTTTTATTAGTCATTTGCTATCGGATGCATATTGATTCTATAGAGCAATTATTTATTATTTTTCTTAATCCATGTTTAATCCAAAACAGTCCTTGAGATAGAAGCATCGCCTTTTAGGATCTAAATATGTTTGTATCATATATCACTTTCACAACAGAATTTTAAGGAAGAACGTATCTTGGCCAAATTAACAAATACTTCCTACTGTCTTGTTAAGAATCAGTATAGATCCCTTGTCGTTGATCTACAATTCGCCCAATAAACCATATAAATGGTTCGACTTGTCCTTTTAAAACACAGGTTCCTTTACAGATGCTATGAAGTAATCCTTGTATATCAGATGATTGCAAAGCGGAAACCGCAGCCTTTTCAGTAAGAAGCAACGAACAAGAAGGTAGATCACAATTCTTATGAGCACTCAATGTCACGTCTCCATCTTTACATAAAATTGTGACTGGCTCAGACTGCTCAGAAACACTAACTGATATGGCGAGGTTTGGGGTTGGAGCAGCAACTTCAGCTATCGATTTTTTTAGGTAGGAAGAGAATACTTTGGCCCAGACTTCGACATCAGAGTGTGTTATGTTTGAACTCCTTGTTTCATAACGAATTATATCGAGTTGCTCATCTACTTCACGTTCTGCTTCGATGAGAGCTTCTAGCGTTTTGTCTACGTCTTCACGTGTATGAGAAGCCGAGCAAATAAGTCTTAAACGGCCTCGTCCGATTTCCACAATTGGATACGTTACGGCCAATGTTTGAACGCCACGTTGATATAAACTTTGTACTATTGCATAAAGTTTATCTTTGTCGCCAAAATGTGGAGTGACAATAGGTCCATCTCCAGTTCCTAAATCATACCCAGCCTCTTCGAATCGCTGACGCATATACCGAGTCATATCCCACAATTGTTCACGCAATGAATCATCAGAGCGTAGACGTCGTAATGAAGTGAGCGCTGCTGCTATATCTGCTGGGCTAATGGAAGCCTGAAAGATGTAGGCTCTGGAAGATGACTTCAAAAGGCCTATGTGCTCCTGGCTAGCTGCAATAACACCACCAATACTACCTAAGGCTTTACTGAGTGTTGTCATAATAAAATCCACTTCGTCAGTGACACCTTGAGCAGCACAAATTCCGGCTCCATCTTTACCATAAAAGCCAAAAGAATGCGCCTCGTCGACTAGCACGAGTGCATTATATTTTTTTGCTGTACGCACGATTTCTGCAACTGGTGCAGTACCTTCGCCCATGCTATATACACTTTCCAAAACTACTAAAACAGTACGATAGGGTGACACTTCTGACTCAAGGACAGCTGCAAGGTCAGATGCATTATTGTGTTTAAACGTTCTAATAGCCGCACCACTTAGACGAGCGCCATCAACAATAGATGCATGACAGAGCTGATCGATAACAACAACATCGTTTTTTCCGAGAAGTCCCGAAATCGCCCCAAGATTGGCAGTGTACCCAGTCGGAAACAGACAAGCGCTAGGCTTTCCTACCAAATCAGCAAACTCTTTCTCGAACTCCAGATGTTGATTAGTCATACCTGTCGCCGCTGCCGAGATACCCATTCCGGTACCGAAACGTGTTAAAGCAATAGAAGCTTCCTCAATAACTTTCGGATCCCGATTTAAGCCAAAATATAGATTAGTCGACCATATAATGGCTTCTTGCTTTTCATCATTGTAGGAATCACTTACTATACCTCTAGCTGCACTTCCTGTTTGCAATACCTTACCATAAGGATTTCTGCGATTGTCGTTTACCATATGCATGAGCTCTTGAACCAGTTTACTCTTATCAGTAGCGTTCCATGATGGAGCATTCGCAGCCTGAAATGTCGGGTGACTAGACTGAATATTGGTTTGGAAACTGGCAAGTGTATCTGTAGTCACACTAGATAGCTTATCTGTTGAGCAACTATTGGGGCTACTACCTATCATATTGGTAATATAATTGACCAATGCATTTGGAGTTGAGTATTCAAAGATCACATTGGCTGACAATTCTTGACCCAATAATTTTGTGAGTCGGCAACTGAACTCTAGTGTAGTTAGCGAATCGAGGCCAAGGCCATCAAATGAATGGTCTGGCAATACCTGTGCAGGGTTTTTTAAGTTAAGGAGAGAAGCCACCTCGTTTTGAATGATCGACAATATTGTTGCTTGTTGTTCGTCCTTTGAGCCTACCAAACGTTGTATGAGAATATTGCTGCTATTGATTGCTTCAGTATTTGTAGATATTGCAATTGCATCTGATTCAAAATTCACCTCTTTTTCCAGATTTATGAGTTTTTTCCGATCGAGTTTGTCATTGGGTAAAAGAGGTAGTGCGTTTAAGTGCTTCACAACTTGAGGAACCATATACTTAGGTAATCGTTGTGATAGATAAGACTTGACTTTTGTCTCTGTCACTGTTTCATCCCGACTTACAACATAGACTACTAGTATTTTTTGGCCAATACCTCCATCTGCTGCTGTAGCCGCCACCGCGTCAACACCTTGCATCGATTCAAGTGTAGATTCAATTTCTTCAAGTTCAATTCTAAAACCTCTGATTTTTACTTGTTGGTCAACCC
Proteins encoded:
- a CDS encoding amino acid adenylation domain-containing protein is translated as MDKLTQFFRELLTNTDKLDHFNSGENESEIASNRRSMLNAAGVKHAEEIIRMTPQDLQKLMEKQLAQKTSNDVETTICGLIAKQMLEYPERIAIIDGETRIDYKSLMKRASEVAGELKSRGVESESLVGVCMNRSWELVATLIGVMQAGCAYVPLDPAYPQDRVRYMLEHSRAVAAFVDNDSTAYLCSGVRELLWINKIGDHTDSVVRPSANDLAYVIYTSGSTGRPKGVAVEHRSVVAMRQSMRDKFSDEELKGMFAGASVCFDTSVMEIMGTLSLGGTIILAKNALELTKLPAVDQVRTCVMVASAVQALLSTERLPEGIRCLVFGGEALKRSLVEQVYALRPDLRVLNAYGPTEDTVYSTIAEVSRGTKVITIGKSVPNSRTYILDDALQPVSDGVAGELYLAGNKLARGYLYDKTLTKERFIEKEPNDLIPDNRLYKTGDLCRWTNNAEIEFLGRVDQQVKIRGFRIELEEIESTLESMQGVDAVAATAADGGIGQKILVVYVVSRDETVTETKVKSYLSQRLPKYMVPQVVKHLNALPLLPNDKLDRKKLINLEKEVNFESDAIAISTNTEAINSSNILIQRLVGSKDEQQATILSIIQNEVASLLNLKNPAQVLPDHSFDGLGLDSLTTLEFSCRLTKLLGQELSANVIFEYSTPNALVNYITNMIGSSPNSCSTDKLSSVTTDTLASFQTNIQSSHPTFQAANAPSWNATDKSKLVQELMHMVNDNRRNPYGKVLQTGSAARGIVSDSYNDEKQEAIIWSTNLYFGLNRDPKVIEEASIALTRFGTGMGISAAATGMTNQHLEFEKEFADLVGKPSACLFPTGYTANLGAISGLLGKNDVVVIDQLCHASIVDGARLSGAAIRTFKHNNASDLAAVLESEVSPYRTVLVVLESVYSMGEGTAPVAEIVRTAKKYNALVLVDEAHSFGFYGKDGAGICAAQGVTDEVDFIMTTLSKALGSIGGVIAASQEHIGLLKSSSRAYIFQASISPADIAAALTSLRRLRSDDSLREQLWDMTRYMRQRFEEAGYDLGTGDGPIVTPHFGDKDKLYAIVQSLYQRGVQTLAVTYPIVEIGRGRLRLICSASHTREDVDKTLEALIEAEREVDEQLDIIRYETRSSNITHSDVEVWAKVFSSYLKKSIAEVAAPTPNLAISVSVSEQSEPVTILCKDGDVTLSAHKNCDLPSCSLLLTEKAAVSALQSSDIQGLLHSICKGTCVLKGQVEPFIWFIGRIVDQRQGIYTDS